A window of Panicum virgatum strain AP13 chromosome 8K, P.virgatum_v5, whole genome shotgun sequence contains these coding sequences:
- the LOC120646355 gene encoding probable methyltransferase PMT2, whose translation MANKSSSGARSPLSLVVAMALCCFFYVLGAWQRSGYGKGDRIAAAVNRQAACGGPGAVAAGLSFETHHGAAAAANASAAAAGAAPELFAPCAAALADHTPCHDQDRAMKFPRKNMVYRERHCPAAGERLRCLVPAPPGYVTPFPWPRSRDLVPFANAPYKSLTVEKAVQNWVQYEGAVLRFPGGGTQFPHGADEYIDRLASVVPFAGGHVRTVLDTGCGVASLGAYLDSRGVIAMSFAPRDSHEAQVQFALERGVPAFIGVLGSVKLPFPPRAFDMVHCSRCLIPWAGNGGMYMMEIDRVLRPGGYWVLSGPPINWKANHKAWERSEADLAAEQRRIEEYAAALCWEKVTEMNEVGVWRKRPDPAAACPDRPAAVRTCDEAANPDDVWYKNMDECVTPPAGAGAGELQPFPARLTAVPPRISSGAVPGLTAESYAEENRRWERHVAAYKKVNYKLSSERYRNIMDMNAGVGGFAAAIFSPKAWVMNVVPTAAELSTLGVVYERGLIGMYHDWCEAFSTYPRTYDLIHGNGIFTLYKDRCKMEDILLEMDRILRPEGTVILRDDVEILLKVQRTAKGMRWKTLMANHEDSPNIREKVLFAVKRYWTAAAAGEGSEPEEEKNASSSSEGKGSEE comes from the exons atggcgaacAAGAGCAGCTCGGGGGCGCGGAGCCCGCTGAGCCTGGTGGTCGCCATGGCGCTGTGCTGCTTCTTCTACGTGCTCGGCGCGTGGCAGCGCAGCGGCTACGGCAAGGGCGaccgcatcgccgccgccgtgaaccggcaggcggcctgcggcggccccggcgccgtcgccgcggggCTCAGCTTCGAGACGcaccacggcgccgccgccgccgcgaacgcgtcggcggcggctgccggcgCGGCCCCGGAGTTGTTCgcgccgtgcgcggcggcgctggcggaccACACCCCCTGCCACGACCAGGACCGCGCCATGAAGTTCCCCCGCAAGAACATGGTGTACCGGGAGCGCcactgccccgccgccggcgagcggctgCGCTGCCTGGTCCCGGCACCGCCGGGCTATGTGACGCCGTTCCCGTGGCCCCGGAGCCGCGACCTCGTCCCCTTCGCCAACGCGCCCTACAAGAGCCTCACCGTCGAGAAGGCCGTCCAGAACTGGGTCCAGTACGAGGGCGCCGTCCTCCgcttccccggcggcggcacgcagtTCCCCCACGGCGCCGACGAGTACATCGACCGCCTCGCCTCCGTCGTCCCCTTCGCCGGCGGCCACGTCCGCACCGTCCTCGACACAGGCTGCGGC GTGGCGAGCCTCGGCGCGTACCTGGACTCCCGCGGCGTGATCGCCATGTCCTTCGCGCCGCGCGACTCGCACGAGGCGCAGGTCCAGTTCGCGCTCGAGCGCGGCGTGCCGGCCTTCATCGGCGTCCTCGGCTCCGTCAAGCTCCCCTTCCCGCCGCGCGCCTTCGACATGGTGCACTGCTCCCGCTGCCTCATCCCCTGGGCCGGCAACGGCGGGATGTACATGATGGAGATCGACCGCGTGCTCCGGCCGGGTGGCTACTGGGTGCTCTCGGGCCCGCCGATCAACTGGAAGGCGAACCACAAGGCGTGGGAGCGATCGGAggcggacctcgccgccgagcagCGGCGGATCGAGGAGTACGCCGCCGCGCTCTGCTGGGAGAAGGTCACGGAGATGAACGAGGTCGGCGTCTGGCGGAAGCGGccggaccccgccgccgcgtgcccggACAGGCCGGCGGCCGTCCGGACCTGCGACGAGGCCGCCAACCCCGACGACGTCTGGTACAAGAACATGGATGAGTGCGTCAcaccgccggccggcgccggcgccggcgagctgcagccGTTCCCGGCGCGGCTCACGGCCGTGCCGCCGCGGATCTCGTCCGGGGCCGTGCCGGGCCTCACGGCGGAGTCCTACGCGGAGGAGAACCGGCGGTGGGAGCGGCACGTGGCGGCGTACAAGAAGGTGAACTACAAGCTCAGCAGCGAGCGCTACCGGAACATCATGGACATGAACGCCGGCGTGGGCGGCTTCGCGGCGGCCATCTTCTCCCCCAAGGCCTGGGTCATGAACGTCGTGCCGACCGCCGCCGAGCTCTCCACCCTCGGCGTCGTCTACGAGCGCGGCCTCATCGGCATGTACCACGACTG GTGTGAAGCGTTCTCTACTTATCCAAGAACATACGACCTGATACACGGCAATGGGATCTTCACCCTCTACAAGGACAG GTGCAAGATGGAGGACATCCTGCTGGAGATGGACCGGATCCTGCGGCCCGAGGGCACGGTGATCCTCCGGGACGACGTGGAGATCCTGCTCAAGGTGCAGCGGACGGCCAAGGGGATGCGGTGGAAGACGCTGATGGCGAACCACGAGGACAGCCCCAACATCCGCGAGAAGGTGCTCTTCGCCGTCAAGCGGTactggaccgccgccgccgccggcgagggctcggagccggaggaggagaagaacgcGAGCAGCTCTTCGGAAGGCAAGGGTTCAGAGGAATGA
- the LOC120644871 gene encoding INO80 complex subunit C-like isoform X2, whose translation MESEVVRMEMVLAPSLPFKKVQTADKYPKGQSRGRQWKHLRHLLQAADASSMPPDRPNYLNIQSPPSIYPSKRYCDITGFECRHRIWIRGQSCAMQIQMCSSRSGCFPMNTSKGI comes from the exons ATGGAGTCGGAGGTGGTGAGGATGGAGATGGTGTTGGCGCCGTCGCTGCCTTTCAAGAAGGTGCAGACGGCGGACAAGTATCCCAAGGGCCAGTCCCGGGGGCGCCAGTGGAAACACCTCCGTCACCTCCTCCAGGCCGCAGATGCCTCCTCCATGCCCCCCGACCGCCCCAACT ATCTGAATATTCAATCGCCCCCATCCATTTACCCATCAAAGAGATACTGTGACATAACAGGTTTTGAG TGCAGGCACCGTATATGGATCCGAGGACAAAGCTGCGCTATGCAGATCCAGATGTGTTCAAGCAGATCAGGATGCTTCCCGATGAATACGTCCAAAGGTATCTGA
- the LOC120644871 gene encoding chromatin-remodeling complex subunit ies6-like isoform X1, producing MESEVVRMEMVLAPSLPFKKVQTADKYPKGQSRGRQWKHLRHLLQAADASSMPPDRPNYLNIQSPPSIYPSKRYCDITGFEAPYMDPRTKLRYADPDVFKQIRMLPDEYVQRYLTLRNAAVILR from the exons ATGGAGTCGGAGGTGGTGAGGATGGAGATGGTGTTGGCGCCGTCGCTGCCTTTCAAGAAGGTGCAGACGGCGGACAAGTATCCCAAGGGCCAGTCCCGGGGGCGCCAGTGGAAACACCTCCGTCACCTCCTCCAGGCCGCAGATGCCTCCTCCATGCCCCCCGACCGCCCCAACT ATCTGAATATTCAATCGCCCCCATCCATTTACCCATCAAAGAGATACTGTGACATAACAGGTTTTGAG GCACCGTATATGGATCCGAGGACAAAGCTGCGCTATGCAGATCCAGATGTGTTCAAGCAGATCAGGATGCTTCCCGATGAATACGTCCAAAGGTATCTGACCTTGAGAAATGCAGCAGTTATACTGAGATAG
- the LOC120644869 gene encoding xylanase inhibitor protein 2-like isoform X2 → MAAFRRLPCRLLLALLFSVLAVGSSLAATGPGDIAVFWGRNKDEGTLREACDTGAYTAVLISFLTGFGGGGANTSYSLDLSGHPLAGVGADIKHCQSKGILVLLSIGGPAAAGNNASHSLPTQRSAAELAAHLWDAYLGGARPGVPRPFGDAALDGVDFYIDDQQGAGHYDELARRLSARGRSYRGRPGGVTLTATVRCAYPDPGLAAALATGLFARVHVRLYGGDLRCEWGQFDSWNKWAAAYPGSRVFVGVVASPEADQDAYLFQKDLYYGILQFAEKVPNYGGLMIWDRYYDKINHYISSS, encoded by the coding sequence atggcggcgttccggcggctTCCGTGCAGGCTCCTCCTCGCTCTCCTCTTCTCCGTGCTGGCGGTGGGGTCGTCGCTCGCCGCCACGGGCCCCGGCGACATCGCCGTGTTCTGGGGCCGGAACAAGGACGAGGGCACGCTGCGCGAGGCCTGCGACACGGGCGCCTACACCGCCGTCCTCATCTCCTTCCTCaccggcttcggcggcggcggcgccaacaCCTCCTACTCGCTCGACCTCTCGGGCcacccgctcgccggcgtcggcgccgacATCAAGCACTGCCAGTCCAAGGGCATCCTCGTGCTGCTCTCCATCGGCGGGCCGGCCGCAGCCGGCAACAACGCCAGCCACTCCCTCCCCACGCAGCGGtccgccgcggagctcgccgcccaCCTCTGGGACGCCTACCTCGGTGGCGCCCGCCCCGGCGTGCCCCGCCCGTTCGGCGACGCGGCGCTCGACGGCGTCGACTTTTACATCGACGACCAGCAGGGCGCCGGCCACTACGACGAGCTCGCCAGGCGCCTGAGCGCCCGCGGCCGGAGCTACCGCGGCCGGCCCGGCGGCGTGACGCTGACGGCGACGGTGCGGTGCGCGTACCCGGACCCCggcctcgcggcggcgctcgcgacGGGGCTCTTCGCCCGCGTCCACGTCCGGCTCTACGGCGGCGACCTGCGGTGCGAGTGGGGGCAGTTCGACTCGTGGAACAAGTGGGCGGCGGCGTACCCCGGCAGCCGGGTGTTCGTCGGCGTGGTGGCGTCGCCGGAGGCGGACCAGGACGCGTACCTGTTCCAGAAGGACCTCTACTACGGCATCCTGCAGTTCGCCGAGAAGGTGCCCAACTACGGCGGCCTCATGATCTGGGACAGGTACTACGACAAGATCAACCACTACATCAGCAGCAGCTAA
- the LOC120644869 gene encoding protein IRON-RELATED TRANSCRIPTION FACTOR 3-like isoform X3, with protein sequence MIQLVRSREGGSRRSINLGMVADTESSNSLPGSSNAAVEMPVHGSLDQRSQEKTPKKTHKAEREKLKRDQLNELFLELGSMLDLDRQNTGKATVVGDAARVLRDLVTQVESLRKEQSALLSERQYVSSEKTELQEENATLKSQISELANKLCVRMGNSSLGMSHRVANTRSPDLATHPMPHQMWSNIPNIISVDITRQMNTVSPLHSQHHSANDAEVYAPRPQELQLFPGASSSPEREGSHLRSAGATSPSLIDSLPSQLCLSLTQSSQDERTSDVLVDRKERRNS encoded by the exons ATGATTCAGTTGGTACGGAGTAGGGAGGGGGGTAGTAGAAG GAGCATTAATCTGGGTATGGTGGCTGACACAGAAAGCTCAAATTCACTGCCTGGAAGTTCAAATGCTGCTGTTGAGATGCCTGTTCATGG GTCTCTTGATCAAAGATCTCAGGAAAAGACTCCAAAGAAAACTCATAAGGCTGAACGAGAGAAGCTCAAGCGTGATCAGTTGAATGAGCTTTTTCTTGAGCTCGGCAGTATGCTAG ATCTTGATCGACAAAATACAGGAAAAGCTACAGTAGTAGGTGATGCTGCGCGAGTACTGCGAGATCTGGTCACTCAAGTAGAATCTCTCAGAAAGGAACAATCTGCTCTCCTATCGGAACGTCAATAT GTCAGTTCAGAGAAGACCGAGCTGCAAGAGGAGAACGCTACACTCAAATCCCAAATATCAGAACTAGCAAACAAGCTCTGTGTAAGGATGGGGAATAGCAGCCTTGGGATGTCACATCGAGTGGCGAACACGAGAAGTCCTGATCTGGCGACTCACCCCATGCCACATCAGATGTGGAGCAACATTCCTAATATAATCTCGGTGGACATAACACGCCAAATGAATACAGTATCACCGCTGCACAGTCAACATCACTCTGCCAATGATGCTGAAGTTTATGCACCGCGGCCTCAGGAGTTGCAGCTCTTTCCAGGGGCGTCGTCGTCACCAGAGCGTGAAGGTTCCCATCTCAGAAGTGCAGGAGCCACGTCTCCAAGCCTGATCGATTCTTTGCCAAGTCAGCTTTGCTTGAGCCTTACACAATCATCTCAAGATGAACGCACCAGTGATGTATTGGTTGACAGAAAAGAACGACGAAACAGTTAG
- the LOC120644869 gene encoding protein IRON-RELATED TRANSCRIPTION FACTOR 3-like isoform X1: protein MPRVTALPPGSPKCAGGWPPHAPCARARVRVLASLVPPLPEAPPTHQLPTPPGSRPLHLPCPRPSIRPTSISGRQPPRRPPRTIRLGIKICRGRSRSINLGMVADTESSNSLPGSSNAAVEMPVHGSLDQRSQEKTPKKTHKAEREKLKRDQLNELFLELGSMLDLDRQNTGKATVVGDAARVLRDLVTQVESLRKEQSALLSERQYVSSEKTELQEENATLKSQISELANKLCVRMGNSSLGMSHRVANTRSPDLATHPMPHQMWSNIPNIISVDITRQMNTVSPLHSQHHSANDAEVYAPRPQELQLFPGASSSPEREGSHLRSAGATSPSLIDSLPSQLCLSLTQSSQDERTSDVLVDRKERRNS, encoded by the exons ATGCCACGTGTCACCGCGCTGCCGCCTGGGTCACCCAAGTGTGCGGGTGGGTGGCCGCCACACGCtccctgcgcccgcgcccgcgtgcgTGTGCTCGCCTCCCTAGTCCCTCCCCTCCCCGAGGCTCCCCCCACGCACCAGCTCCCCACTCCCCCAGGTAGCCGTCCCCTGCACCTGCCCTGTCCGCGCCCATCCATCCGGCCAACCTCCATCTCTGGCCGTcagccgcctcgccggccgccgcggaccATCCGGCTGGGTATCAAGATCTGTCGAGGCCGATCGAG GAGCATTAATCTGGGTATGGTGGCTGACACAGAAAGCTCAAATTCACTGCCTGGAAGTTCAAATGCTGCTGTTGAGATGCCTGTTCATGG GTCTCTTGATCAAAGATCTCAGGAAAAGACTCCAAAGAAAACTCATAAGGCTGAACGAGAGAAGCTCAAGCGTGATCAGTTGAATGAGCTTTTTCTTGAGCTCGGCAGTATGCTAG ATCTTGATCGACAAAATACAGGAAAAGCTACAGTAGTAGGTGATGCTGCGCGAGTACTGCGAGATCTGGTCACTCAAGTAGAATCTCTCAGAAAGGAACAATCTGCTCTCCTATCGGAACGTCAATAT GTCAGTTCAGAGAAGACCGAGCTGCAAGAGGAGAACGCTACACTCAAATCCCAAATATCAGAACTAGCAAACAAGCTCTGTGTAAGGATGGGGAATAGCAGCCTTGGGATGTCACATCGAGTGGCGAACACGAGAAGTCCTGATCTGGCGACTCACCCCATGCCACATCAGATGTGGAGCAACATTCCTAATATAATCTCGGTGGACATAACACGCCAAATGAATACAGTATCACCGCTGCACAGTCAACATCACTCTGCCAATGATGCTGAAGTTTATGCACCGCGGCCTCAGGAGTTGCAGCTCTTTCCAGGGGCGTCGTCGTCACCAGAGCGTGAAGGTTCCCATCTCAGAAGTGCAGGAGCCACGTCTCCAAGCCTGATCGATTCTTTGCCAAGTCAGCTTTGCTTGAGCCTTACACAATCATCTCAAGATGAACGCACCAGTGATGTATTGGTTGACAGAAAAGAACGACGAAACAGTTAG